The following coding sequences lie in one bacterium genomic window:
- the trmD gene encoding tRNA (guanosine(37)-N1)-methyltransferase TrmD, producing the protein MKIYILTLFPELFECYIKSGLVAKACENGLLEFHFINYRDFTNDPHRTVDDLPYGGGAGMVIKPEPVIKAFLSIPQEEREKAMRIIPSARGALFDQSWAEKMSRAETLIFFAARYKGFDQRISELMDATELSIGDYILQGGELPTMVMIDAAIRLIPGFLGDKDSAATDSFSDVSRILSAPDYTRPQEFMGKKVPDVLLSGNHEAIRRWRRREGIKLTMERRPDLIRLSKLTDEDIEFINELRDWIKERLREKENRAE; encoded by the coding sequence ATGAAAATATACATATTAACCTTATTCCCTGAGCTTTTCGAATGTTACATAAAAAGTGGGCTTGTTGCTAAAGCCTGCGAAAACGGGCTTTTGGAGTTTCATTTCATAAACTATCGCGATTTCACCAATGACCCTCATCGCACAGTTGACGACCTACCATACGGCGGCGGAGCAGGAATGGTGATAAAACCAGAACCGGTCATAAAGGCATTCCTTTCAATCCCTCAGGAGGAGCGGGAGAAAGCCATGCGAATAATACCTTCCGCTCGAGGTGCGCTTTTCGACCAGAGCTGGGCTGAGAAAATGTCGAGGGCAGAAACGCTTATATTCTTTGCAGCGCGATACAAAGGCTTCGACCAACGCATATCCGAGCTTATGGACGCCACCGAACTTTCTATCGGGGATTATATCCTTCAGGGGGGCGAATTGCCAACCATGGTTATGATTGATGCGGCGATAAGGCTTATCCCTGGGTTTTTGGGCGACAAGGATTCAGCGGCTACTGATTCTTTCTCGGATGTGAGCCGAATACTTTCTGCACCCGATTACACGAGGCCGCAGGAGTTCATGGGGAAAAAGGTGCCCGATGTGTTGCTTTCGGGAAATCACGAGGCTATACGGCGCTGGCGGAGAAGAGAGGGTATAAAGCTTACTATGGAGCGAAGACCCGACCTAATAAGGCTTTCAAAACTTACTGACGAGGACATCGAGTTCATAAACGAGCTGAGAGACTGGATAAAAGAGCGGCTCAGGGAAAAAGAGAATCGCGCGGAATAA